The proteins below come from a single Terriglobales bacterium genomic window:
- a CDS encoding molybdopterin oxidoreductase family protein: MAKLPVDVVTLVHEFGPSLNRVPVTGWSSDVEPDRIVKTHCCFCGQQCGIQLKVKDNRVIGFEPWEDFPFNQGRLCPKGVKRYMQHEHPDRLKAPLMRKEGTGFVPVSWNEALDKVASEIRRIQGAYGNDSFALIGGASLTNEKAYLMGKFARVAVRTANIDYNGRLCMVSAGVASKKVFGLDRSANPWSDIPKAKAILAAGSNVAECSPITTNYFWQARENGAKVIILDPRMTPIARNADLYIPVRSGGDIGVFNGMLHVMIERGWIDREFLAQHTTGWEQVEESLRKYTPEYAAKIAGVPASMIIRAAEIWGPAETSFLLHARGLEHHSKGVQNCMAAMNLVLATGRIGREGCGYAMITGQGNGQGGREHGQKCDQLPGGRDIENPEHRKYIAEVWGVPEQSIPHKGITFIPILEAIHAGKIKGMLSICCNPMVSLPNNSWVREALEKLEFFCTIDFFLSEAGRYADVVLAGSLMEEDEGTTTNVEGRVIHHRKAVDPPADARVDWKIICDLAARLGAGDKFSYNSPAEMFEELRMASRGGPNDYYGITWDRIDREMGVFWPCPSLDHPGTPRLYEGGKFSHPDGKAHMQVVEWRPAAEEPDAEYPIILTTGRVVSQYLSGSQTRRIGALVDQYPQPVCEIHPLLASKLGITEGDFVTVESRRGSVTVRANVVKTIRPDTVFVPYHWPLERAANNMTVRNIDPMSNIPEYKICAVRVKKAAVPHDPISKLEMQAGGVR, translated from the coding sequence ATGGCCAAATTACCAGTAGACGTCGTCACTCTCGTTCATGAGTTCGGACCATCGCTTAACCGCGTCCCGGTCACCGGCTGGAGTTCCGATGTGGAACCCGATCGCATTGTAAAAACCCATTGCTGCTTCTGCGGGCAGCAATGCGGCATTCAGCTCAAAGTCAAAGACAATCGCGTGATCGGCTTTGAGCCCTGGGAGGATTTTCCTTTCAATCAAGGCCGCTTGTGTCCCAAGGGTGTGAAGCGCTACATGCAGCATGAGCATCCGGACCGCCTTAAGGCTCCGCTCATGCGGAAGGAGGGCACGGGTTTTGTGCCGGTTTCGTGGAACGAAGCTCTGGACAAAGTTGCGAGCGAGATTCGCCGCATTCAGGGAGCTTACGGCAACGATTCCTTCGCGCTGATCGGCGGCGCGTCGTTGACCAACGAGAAAGCGTATCTCATGGGCAAGTTCGCTCGTGTCGCCGTGCGCACTGCGAACATCGACTACAACGGACGGCTCTGCATGGTGTCGGCCGGCGTGGCGTCGAAAAAAGTCTTTGGCCTCGATCGATCGGCGAATCCGTGGAGCGACATTCCCAAGGCGAAAGCCATTCTCGCTGCCGGATCGAATGTCGCGGAATGCTCGCCGATCACAACGAATTACTTCTGGCAGGCACGCGAGAACGGAGCCAAGGTCATCATTCTCGATCCACGAATGACTCCGATTGCGCGCAACGCCGATCTCTACATTCCCGTAAGGTCAGGCGGTGATATCGGCGTCTTCAACGGCATGCTGCACGTGATGATCGAGCGCGGATGGATCGACCGTGAATTCCTCGCGCAGCACACCACAGGCTGGGAGCAAGTTGAGGAGAGCCTGCGCAAATACACGCCGGAATATGCTGCAAAGATCGCGGGAGTTCCGGCGAGCATGATCATTCGAGCTGCCGAGATCTGGGGACCCGCCGAGACCAGCTTCCTTCTTCATGCACGTGGCCTCGAACATCACTCCAAAGGCGTGCAGAACTGCATGGCGGCCATGAATCTGGTGCTCGCCACCGGGCGCATCGGCCGCGAAGGCTGCGGCTACGCGATGATCACCGGCCAAGGCAATGGCCAAGGCGGACGCGAGCACGGCCAGAAATGCGATCAGCTACCCGGCGGGCGCGACATCGAGAATCCCGAGCATCGCAAATACATCGCCGAAGTGTGGGGAGTTCCTGAACAGAGTATTCCGCACAAGGGCATCACATTCATTCCCATTCTGGAAGCGATCCACGCAGGCAAAATCAAAGGAATGCTATCGATTTGCTGCAATCCCATGGTTTCGCTGCCGAATAATTCCTGGGTGCGCGAGGCGCTGGAAAAACTCGAGTTCTTCTGCACGATCGATTTCTTTCTTTCCGAAGCGGGAAGGTATGCCGATGTCGTACTAGCCGGCTCTCTCATGGAAGAAGATGAAGGCACTACGACCAATGTCGAAGGGCGCGTGATTCATCATCGCAAAGCCGTAGATCCTCCTGCCGATGCGCGTGTCGACTGGAAGATCATCTGCGATCTGGCTGCGCGGCTCGGAGCGGGAGACAAGTTCTCCTATAACTCGCCTGCCGAGATGTTTGAGGAGCTACGCATGGCCTCCCGAGGCGGTCCCAATGATTACTACGGCATTACTTGGGACCGCATCGATCGCGAAATGGGAGTCTTCTGGCCATGCCCTTCGCTCGATCATCCGGGTACACCTCGGCTGTATGAAGGCGGAAAGTTTTCTCATCCGGACGGCAAGGCGCACATGCAAGTCGTCGAGTGGCGACCGGCGGCCGAAGAACCGGATGCCGAGTATCCAATCATTCTTACGACTGGTCGAGTGGTCTCTCAGTATCTCTCAGGCTCGCAGACTCGGCGCATCGGCGCGCTCGTCGATCAGTATCCGCAGCCGGTGTGTGAGATTCATCCTCTGCTCGCTAGCAAGCTCGGCATTACCGAGGGCGATTTCGTAACTGTTGAGAGTCGCCGTGGTTCGGTCACAGTGCGCGCAAACGTGGTGAAGACCATTCGACCGGACACCGTGTTCGTTCCTTACCACTGGCCGCTGGAACGTGCAGCCAACAACATGACAGTCCGCAACATCGATCCTATGTCCAACATTCCCGAGTACAAGATTTGCGCTGTACGAGTGAAGAAAGCGGCTGTGCCCCACGATCCCATTTCGAAACTGGAGATGCAGGCTGGAG